AACGATAAGAAAAGCAGATAAGGTAGTAGTATTAAAAGATGGAGAGATAATAGAAGAAGGAACACACAACGAATTAATAGAAAGTTCTCCTGTTTACAAAGAGATCATCGAAAGTCAGTTAGTGGTGTGAAAAGAAGGGTTATCTCAGCTTTTTTATTTTTTTTCAAATTAACGTATATGATATAATTTGATTGAGTTCATTTATATAAGAAAAAGGAGATTTCATGCCTACAATACCTATATCTTATTAGTTCAATACAGTACCAAATTTGAAAATGAAGAGATTGGGGATTTGATGAAATGAGGAACTTAAAAAACGTTGAAAAAGAAATCAATGAATTGATATTATATTTAACTAAAAATACTAATGTTATCGCTTTTTTTATTTTTGGTTCTTTTGGCACTCAATACCAAAATCAAAATAGCGATATTGATTTTGCTATTCTATACGATAAAGATATTACTTTAAAAGAAGACCTTATGTTAGAAGTTAAAATAAGCGAAATATTTAAAAGGGACGATATTGACGTTGTTAATTTGAACAAAGTGCCAATAAATTTGCAACACAGAGTTATTTATACAGGAGACTTATTGTATTGTAGGGATAAAATAAAATTAGCAGATTTCAAAGAAAAAGTATTTAGAATTTATGGAGATTATGGAATTACTCTAAAATTCTTCTATGAAGACTATTTAAAAGGATTGATTGAGAAATGAACTTAGATAAAGAGAAAATAATAAAAAAGATGAATATTATTAAGAGGGCTCTTCAGAATCTCGTTGAACTTTCTCAAAATTCCAAAGAAGAATTTTTATCAGATTTTAAATATTATGATTCTGCGAAGTACAATCTACAAGTTGCTATAGAAGCTATGATAGATATAGGAAATCATATTATATCTAGATTAGATTATGAGCCTCCAAAAACTTATGCTGAAACTTTCGAGATTCTAAGTAAACACAATATCTTGCCTAACGATAAGGTAAACAATTACAAACTTATGGCAAGATTCAGAAACAAAATAGTTCACTTTTACGACGATATAAACGAAGAAGAAATATATAATATCTTATTAAATAACTTAGAAGATTTTGAGGATTTTTTGAAATATATTTCCCTTTTTTTAGAAAAAGGGAAATAAACGCAATCTTAGTTTTTAAAATAGAAAGTATAGTATCTTAGATTAATAAAACACCTTTAACATCTCAATTAGCTTCTCTCTTTCTTCACCTTCAAAAACACAGAAAGAAGTTACAGATAGTCTTCTTTTATGAGCTAATGTATAAAAGAGACACCTATATAGGCGTCCCCAATAGTTTTATGATGGAGAATTAATGAATTTTTATAGATTTTGATTATATATAAATAAGATGGTATTTAATCTGTTAAACTTATTTCAGTGAAATAGCAAAGATATGCATTGTTGGAATGTTTGGTAAAATAATAGATTTTATAGGGGTTTCTTTCAAAGGGATTTTTATTAAGAATAATTTAGGATTAATATTTTCTTTAATTCCTAAGTTATTATATCTGTAGTCGAAATTCATTAAGACTGTCTCTCCAAAAGCTGGTTCTTGGCACCAGTCTGAAAAAGATAAATTCTTTTGTTCACTTGTTTCATCGTTATAAACTATGGTGAGGTCTCCTTCGTAGTTACCATGATTACAAGAACCCACGGCATACAAGAATGAAGAAGTAAAAAAGTCATTTTTCAAATGAATTTCTTGAGAAGTACATATAACGTTATCTTCTCCATCAATTTTAAACTTAAAATAAACATCTTCATTTTCAAAGTGATAAATATCATTTTCTAATAATTTTTGAATCTCTTCTGCAGGGTACTTTGCTCCTAAAACTCCATCAGGGTTATCGAAATTTCCTGACTTTCTGTTTGGGAAATTAACTATTCCATCATTATTAAATAATTCATCTAAATTCAAAATATAACTCTCATTTATTTTCTCGGTAGATACTTCTACTTTTTGAACATACTGACTTTTTATCTCCGTTGGTTCATATTCTACTTTTATTGTGTCTTCCTGAGTAAATTCATAGTAATTATCTTTGAATTTGTAAACAAAACTGGGATCAACAGGTTTTAAAATAACTTGATCTATGTATATGTGGCTGTTGTCTGGTTTGAAATATAATATTATTTCATTTTTATTCATGTTTATTACTCCCAAACTATTTATACCTTTTGATGATTTTATAGTTCCTTCGATAGAATGATCTCCTGATGTTACTTTAAAAGTTGTGTGAGGTTCAAAAATACCACTGATGAAAATTTCATAAGTACCTGGATAAAAGTTATCTATAGTTTGCCTGACTCTAATACTTTCGTCAGTTTTCAGAACCACATTATTTATGTTTTCGAGAGTAAAACTGTATATTCCTGTATTCATTTTTTCAACCTCAAATAGATGGGCTTTCCTTCCAGAGATTATTATTGCTTGCGTTAATTCTTGAAATTCTATTGGTAAAGTTTTTAATCTTGTTAAACTTAATAATGCACAAATTGTTGATTCTGCCCCAGCATTACTATTTATATATACAGAATGCAAAGAATCGTATCCTTCGCCGTTTGGTCCGTACATAGGAGTATTCAAATGATTATTTCTTTCATAGAACCCACCAAAAAGGGCAGCCAAGTAAGCGTATTGAACATCATTTGTAACTTCATATAATTTTGTCAAAGTAGAAATGATTGGCTCAACCCCATAAGCTATTTGAGGGTATAGTTTTACATATTCTGATATTTCGTAAACAGGGCCTAAAGAAAGTAATGCTGGATAAAATTCATCTGCAAGAAGTTTTGCAGAATCCAAATATTTCTGATCTTGCGTAATTTTATAAAGCTCTACCAAAGCTTCTCCTTGCCTGCTTCCCCAACTATGCCAGATTAAATTTGTTTCGCCTTCGTTGTAAGCGCCTCTTAAAAACCCTTCTAATATTTGGGTTTTTAAAATAGAATCTCCTACCTTAATAGCTAATTCTTTAACTTTTTCATCTTTCGTGTATTTATAATATTCTATAACTCCCAATAAAAAAACCGACGAAACATCTGAATTATGATTTAAAAAATAATTTTCGTCTAAGCTTTTATATAAAAAACTATACGCTAACTTTGCAGAATTTATCAGCCGCTCTTGAAATTCTTTATCTGTTTCGAATATCTCTATGGCATTTGCAATGGACCAAAATGCTCTTGCGGCCCACCAATTAGCAGATTTCCTACTTGTTATTCCTTGCCTGTTTATTGTTCCATCTGAAAAAACAAAATTGTAAAAATCTCCATCAGTATCTTGAAAAGCCAAAACAAAATCCAAAGCTTCTTTAGCTCTTTGCAAATAAAATTCTTGGCTATCTATTTTGTAAAGTTCTGTATATAATATAGCGACACGTGCTACATCATCGACACAGGTAACTCCTTCTCCTTTAGCTTCTGTATGAACGTACTTATCGCCAAATTTTTCCGAATAAATCCAATAGCCAACTTTTGTTTGACCTTCTATTTTGAACTCATCTCTTAAAAATTCTAGATGATTCAAATTTATTTCGGGTAAAGCAAAAGAAATTAGTGGCAAAAATATCAATGAAAACATAATCAATAACTTCTTCTTCAATTTTGAACCTCCTTTGAATTTAGGGGATGGTTTCGCCCTATGCCTACTATAAATTCAAAACACTATTTCCAAATTATCTAATTTAAATAAAGAGTTTAGAGAGTTTTCTCTCTAAACCCTAATTTAATTACTTACAAGTTTTTATTCTTTTATAAAATATTTTCTGTTAATTATTCAATGAACAATTTAACATTTTGAATTTCATGTGTTCTATTTTCAAGAAGTTTGATAGCCTCTACGGAATTTTTAGCTGAGTACATTGAAAAATATCTCGTGTAAGTAAGTTTATCTCCTGCTTTAAATTTCATCATCCAATCAGCTTCCTTTGTATCTTCAAAAACTCCCTTGGTTGCTTCATAAATGTTTAGTTCTCCTGGTATCCAACGGAATATGCCATCTCTGAATTCTCTGCTTTCATAGAACCAAAAATCGCCGTACACGAATTTTTGAAGATCGGAATAAATAACAGGTTTTTCAGGTAATATTTCTGCTGCTATCAAATTATATTTATCGGAGAAGTTCGCTCTCCAATTCTCCATTGAAACAAAGCAGTATGTTGCTCCCCACCATAAAGGTTTCATTGATTCAATAGCTGGAAAAGCTATATAAGAATTTTCTTCTACGTTTATAACTGCATCTCTTTCTTTCCAGTATTCATAAGGAGATATTCCTAATTGTTCTGCCCAAATCATTCGTCTAAACATTGGAAGAATGTGAAAAGCATTGTCATCCAAACTTGTCAGAGGGGCGGTTGCCATAACCTGTAATTTCATTATATCAACATAATTAGTAAAAGAAAATTCGTTTTCTACAAGGATATCTCCCGTTTTAAAAATATACGACGATATTTTTTGATTAAACCCTGGTAGATCTTCATAGTACAACAAGCCTTGAACACATACTGCAACAGGACCTGCTTCATAAATTTTTAACTCTTTTACATTTAATCCTGCAGAAGTAGTTTCAACATGTCTACCTAATTTTTCATCAACATAATAGGTGCTTCCTGACCATCCAGCAATTCTCGCCGTTCCCAGTTCATTATACAAGTTACCTTCAACATTATTAAACTTAACAAAATTGGCCAACCCATGATTGTTTACTTTTACACTAAACTTATCTGAGGTTATAATGTATTCTCCGTCTTTTTCTTCAACCGTAAAAATAGGATTGAATTGTAATAATTCTAAATCCCAGTTATCAGAGACAACTATCTTTGCTTCTTTTTTGAAAGTGAACAATAACTTATCGCTTGAAGAAATTCTTCCATTTTGATCGATGTCAACAATTTGATATGGAATATCTTTGTTAGATGAATCCTTAACTCTTATAGAATACCAATTCGCATCAAAATCTTCGCCAACTAAATCCAACAACTCAGAAAAACTTATTACGTAGGGTACTTCTAAATCTGTTTTTTGTTCTGTAACTATTCTAATAATTTTTTCAGCTGAAAAAATTGACAAACCTAATGAAAGAATTACACAAAACACCAAAAATACCCTTAAATTCCTCATTTTATTACCCCCTTAAAGTTTTATCTTATTTGTAAGCGCTTACATATTTATTTTAATATAAATATAAAAAAAATCAAAACGTGATTATGAGCGATTAAATAGGAATAGAGACAATTTAGAGAGATTATTCGGGAATAATTAAAGAATTCTTGGAAAATTAAGATTTAAAAAATTACATTTAATTTCAGTTTTTGTTTTGTATTTATAAATTAAATATTTTATATCTAATCGCAAATAAATCACTATAAATCCTTTTAATCGATGATAATCTCGTATAGTCATCGTTGGCATTTTATTTACCGTATGATATAATAACTATGTAAGCGCTTACAGATAGGAGGAATAAAAATTGTCTACAATAGATGATGTGGCAAAGTTAGCAGGAGTCTCTATCGCAACTGTTTCAAGAGTTTTAAATGGGAAAAATGGAATATCAGATAAAACAAGAGAAGCAGTACA
This genomic window from Petrotoga sp. 9PW.55.5.1 contains:
- a CDS encoding nucleotidyltransferase domain-containing protein; translated protein: MRNLKNVEKEINELILYLTKNTNVIAFFIFGSFGTQYQNQNSDIDFAILYDKDITLKEDLMLEVKISEIFKRDDIDVVNLNKVPINLQHRVIYTGDLLYCRDKIKLADFKEKVFRIYGDYGITLKFFYEDYLKGLIEK
- a CDS encoding beta-L-arabinofuranosidase domain-containing protein, with the translated sequence MKKKLLIMFSLIFLPLISFALPEINLNHLEFLRDEFKIEGQTKVGYWIYSEKFGDKYVHTEAKGEGVTCVDDVARVAILYTELYKIDSQEFYLQRAKEALDFVLAFQDTDGDFYNFVFSDGTINRQGITSRKSANWWAARAFWSIANAIEIFETDKEFQERLINSAKLAYSFLYKSLDENYFLNHNSDVSSVFLLGVIEYYKYTKDEKVKELAIKVGDSILKTQILEGFLRGAYNEGETNLIWHSWGSRQGEALVELYKITQDQKYLDSAKLLADEFYPALLSLGPVYEISEYVKLYPQIAYGVEPIISTLTKLYEVTNDVQYAYLAALFGGFYERNNHLNTPMYGPNGEGYDSLHSVYINSNAGAESTICALLSLTRLKTLPIEFQELTQAIIISGRKAHLFEVEKMNTGIYSFTLENINNVVLKTDESIRVRQTIDNFYPGTYEIFISGIFEPHTTFKVTSGDHSIEGTIKSSKGINSLGVINMNKNEIILYFKPDNSHIYIDQVILKPVDPSFVYKFKDNYYEFTQEDTIKVEYEPTEIKSQYVQKVEVSTEKINESYILNLDELFNNDGIVNFPNRKSGNFDNPDGVLGAKYPAEEIQKLLENDIYHFENEDVYFKFKIDGEDNVICTSQEIHLKNDFFTSSFLYAVGSCNHGNYEGDLTIVYNDETSEQKNLSFSDWCQEPAFGETVLMNFDYRYNNLGIKENINPKLFLIKIPLKETPIKSIILPNIPTMHIFAISLK
- a CDS encoding DUF86 domain-containing protein, producing MNLDKEKIIKKMNIIKRALQNLVELSQNSKEEFLSDFKYYDSAKYNLQVAIEAMIDIGNHIISRLDYEPPKTYAETFEILSKHNILPNDKVNNYKLMARFRNKIVHFYDDINEEEIYNILLNNLEDFEDFLKYISLFLEKGK